A single region of the Streptococcus sanguinis genome encodes:
- the rpsG gene encoding 30S ribosomal protein S7, whose product MSRKNQAPKREVLPDPLYNSKLVTRLINRVMLDGKRGTAASIVYGAFDQIKEATGNDALEVFETAMENIMPVLEVRARRVGGSNYQVPVEVRPERRTTLGLRWLVTIARQRGEHTMVDRLAKEILDASNNTGAAVKKREDTHRMAEANRAFAHFRW is encoded by the coding sequence ATGAGTCGTAAAAACCAAGCGCCTAAGCGCGAAGTATTGCCAGATCCGCTTTACAATTCAAAATTAGTTACTCGTCTTATCAACCGCGTTATGCTTGATGGTAAGCGTGGTACAGCAGCTTCTATCGTTTACGGAGCTTTTGACCAAATCAAAGAAGCAACTGGAAACGATGCGCTGGAAGTATTTGAAACAGCTATGGAAAACATTATGCCTGTACTTGAAGTTCGTGCTCGCCGTGTCGGTGGTTCAAACTACCAAGTTCCGGTTGAAGTTCGTCCAGAACGTCGTACAACACTTGGACTTCGCTGGTTGGTAACTATTGCTCGTCAACGTGGTGAGCACACAATGGTTGACCGCCTTGCAAAAGAAATCTTGGATGCTTCTAACAACACCGGTGCAGCTGTTAAGAAACGTGAAGACACTCACCGTATGGCTGAAGCCAACCGTGCCTTCGCACACTTCCGTTGGTAA
- the rpsL gene encoding 30S ribosomal protein S12, translating into MPTINQLVRKPRKSKVEKSKSPALNVGYNSHKKVQTNVSSPQKRGVATRVGTMTPKKPNSALRKFARVRLSNLIEVTAYIPGIGHNLQEHSVVLLRGGRVKDLPGVRYHIVRGALDTAGVTDRKQGRSKYGTKKPKA; encoded by the coding sequence ATGCCTACAATTAACCAATTGGTTCGCAAACCGCGTAAATCAAAAGTAGAAAAATCTAAATCACCAGCTTTGAACGTTGGTTACAACAGCCATAAAAAAGTTCAAACAAACGTATCTTCACCACAAAAACGTGGAGTTGCAACCCGTGTCGGAACTATGACACCTAAGAAACCAAACTCTGCCCTTCGTAAGTTTGCCCGTGTACGTCTGAGCAACCTGATTGAAGTTACAGCTTACATCCCAGGTATCGGACACAACCTGCAAGAGCACAGCGTAGTGCTTCTTCGTGGTGGACGTGTAAAAGACCTTCCAGGGGTACGTTACCATATCGTCCGCGGTGCACTTGATACAGCAGGTGTTACTGATCGTAAACAAGGCCGTTCTAAATACGGTACTAAAAAACCAAAAGCATAA
- the gap gene encoding type I glyceraldehyde-3-phosphate dehydrogenase yields MVVKVGINGFGRIGRLAFRRIQNVEGVEVTRINDLTDPVMLAHLLKYDTTQGRFDGTVEVKEGGFEVNGKFVKVSAERDPEQIDWATDGVEIVLEATGFFAKKDAAEKHLKGGAKKVVITAPGGNDVKTIVFNTNHDILDGTETVISGASCTTNCLAPMAKALQDNFGVVEGLMTTIHAYTGDQMILDGPHRGGDLRRARAGAANIVPNSTGAAKAIGLVIPELNGKLDGSAQRVPTPTGSVTELVAVLEKNVSVDEVNAAMKAAANESYGYTEDPIVSSDIVGMAYGSLFDATQTKVLDVDGKQLVKVVSWYDNEMSYTAQLVRTLEYFAKIAK; encoded by the coding sequence ATGGTAGTTAAAGTTGGTATTAACGGTTTCGGTCGTATCGGTCGTCTTGCTTTCCGTCGTATCCAAAACGTAGAAGGTGTTGAAGTTACTCGCATCAACGACCTTACAGATCCAGTAATGCTTGCACATCTGTTGAAATACGACACAACTCAAGGTCGTTTCGATGGTACTGTTGAAGTTAAAGAAGGTGGATTCGAAGTTAACGGTAAATTCGTTAAAGTTTCTGCTGAACGTGACCCAGAACAAATTGACTGGGCTACTGACGGTGTAGAAATCGTTCTTGAAGCAACTGGTTTCTTTGCTAAGAAAGATGCTGCTGAAAAACACCTTAAAGGTGGAGCTAAGAAAGTTGTTATCACTGCTCCTGGTGGAAATGATGTTAAAACAATTGTATTTAACACTAACCACGACATTCTTGATGGTACTGAAACAGTTATCTCAGGTGCTTCATGTACTACAAACTGCTTGGCTCCAATGGCTAAAGCACTTCAAGACAACTTCGGTGTTGTTGAAGGTTTGATGACTACTATCCACGCTTACACTGGTGACCAAATGATCCTTGACGGACCACACCGTGGTGGTGACCTTCGTCGTGCTCGCGCTGGTGCTGCAAACATCGTTCCTAACTCAACTGGTGCTGCTAAAGCTATCGGCTTGGTTATCCCAGAATTGAACGGTAAATTGGACGGATCTGCACAACGCGTTCCAACTCCAACTGGATCAGTTACTGAATTGGTTGCTGTTCTTGAAAAGAACGTATCAGTTGATGAAGTAAACGCAGCTATGAAAGCAGCAGCTAACGAATCATACGGTTACACAGAAGATCCAATCGTATCTTCAGATATCGTAGGTATGGCTTACGGTTCATTGTTCGACGCAACTCAAACTAAAGTTCTTGATGTTGACGGCAAACAATTGGTTAAAGTTGTATCATGGTACGACAACGAAATGTCATACACTGCACAACTTGTACGTACTCTTGAATACTTCGCGAAAATCGCTAAATAA
- the purR gene encoding pur operon repressor, with protein MKLRRSERMVVISNYLINHPYELTSLNTFAEKYESAKSSISEDIVIIKRAFEEIEIGTIETITGAGGGVIFSPSISDTEAKTIVQSLCEQLSESNRILPGGYIYLSDLLSTPSILNNIGRIIAKSFKDQQIDAVMTVATKGVPLANAVANVLNVPFVIVRRDLKITEGSTVSVNYVSGSSGDRIEKMFLSKRSLKAGSRVLIVDDFLKGGGTITGMISLLSEFDSELAGVAVFADNAQANRDYLDYKSLLKVTNIDVKANTIDVEIGNIFD; from the coding sequence ATGAAATTAAGAAGAAGTGAGCGTATGGTGGTTATTTCTAATTATTTGATTAACCATCCTTATGAATTAACGAGCTTAAATACATTTGCAGAAAAATACGAATCTGCCAAATCTTCTATTTCAGAAGATATTGTCATTATTAAGCGTGCCTTTGAAGAGATTGAAATTGGGACTATCGAAACGATTACTGGTGCTGGTGGAGGAGTGATTTTTAGCCCGTCCATCTCAGATACAGAAGCTAAGACCATTGTACAAAGTCTTTGTGAACAGCTGTCTGAAAGCAATCGGATTCTTCCTGGGGGCTATATTTATCTATCTGATCTGCTCAGTACTCCATCCATTCTGAATAATATCGGACGGATCATTGCCAAAAGCTTTAAAGATCAACAGATTGATGCAGTAATGACAGTTGCTACTAAGGGAGTACCTTTGGCCAATGCAGTAGCCAATGTTCTCAATGTACCTTTTGTCATCGTTCGTCGCGATTTAAAGATTACAGAAGGGTCAACGGTCAGTGTCAACTATGTATCAGGCTCCAGCGGAGATCGTATTGAAAAGATGTTCTTGTCCAAGCGCAGTCTCAAGGCTGGCAGCCGTGTCTTAATTGTGGATGACTTCCTCAAAGGCGGGGGGACTATTACAGGGATGATTAGCCTCTTATCTGAGTTCGACTCTGAGCTGGCAGGTGTAGCGGTCTTTGCGGACAACGCGCAGGCCAATCGCGATTATCTGGATTATAAATCGCTCTTGAAAGTAACCAATATTGATGTCAAGGCGAATACCATTGATGTGGAAATTGGAAATATTTTTGATTAG
- the fusA gene encoding elongation factor G, which produces MAREFSLEKTRNIGIMAHVDAGKTTTTERILYYTGKIHKIGETHEGASQMDWMEQEQERGITITSAATTAQWNNHRVNIIDTPGHVDFTIEVQRSLRVLDGAVTVLDSQSGVEPQTETVWRQATEYGVPRIVFANKMDKIGADFLYSVSTLHDRLQANAHPIQLPIGSEDDFRGIIDLIKMKAEIYTNDLGTDILEEDIPAEYLEQAQEYREKLVEAVAETDEELMMKYLEGEEITNEELKAAIRKATINVEFFPVLCGSAFKNKGVQLMLDAVIDYLPSPLDIPAIKGINPDTEEEETRPASDEEPFAALAFKIMTDPFVGRLTFFRVYSGVLNSGSYVLNTSKGKRERIGRILQMHANSRNEIETVYAGDIAAAVGLKDTTTGDSLTDEKAKIILESINVPEPVIQLMVEPKSKADQDKMGVALQKLAEEDPTFRVETNVETGETVISGMGELHLDVLVDRMRREFKVEANVGAPQVSYRETFRAPTQARGFFKRQSGGKGQFGDVWIEFTPNEEGKGFEFENAIVGGVVPREFIPAVEKGLVESMANGVLAGYPIVDVKAKLYDGSYHDVDSSETAFKVAASLALKEAAKTAQPAILEPMMLVTITVPEENLGDVMGHVTARRGRVDGMEAHGNSQIVRAYVPLAEMFGYATVLRSASQGRGTFMMVFDHYEDVPKSVQEEIIKKNKGEA; this is translated from the coding sequence ATGGCTCGCGAATTTTCACTTGAAAAAACTCGTAATATCGGTATCATGGCCCACGTCGATGCTGGTAAAACAACAACAACTGAGCGTATTCTTTACTACACTGGTAAAATCCACAAAATCGGTGAAACTCACGAAGGTGCGTCACAAATGGACTGGATGGAGCAAGAGCAAGAACGTGGTATCACGATCACATCTGCTGCGACAACTGCTCAATGGAACAACCACCGCGTAAACATCATCGACACACCGGGACACGTGGACTTCACAATCGAAGTACAACGTTCTCTTCGTGTCTTGGACGGTGCGGTAACCGTTCTTGACTCACAATCAGGTGTTGAACCTCAAACTGAAACAGTTTGGCGCCAAGCAACTGAGTACGGAGTTCCTCGTATCGTATTTGCTAACAAGATGGACAAGATTGGTGCTGACTTCCTTTACTCAGTAAGCACTTTGCATGATCGTCTTCAAGCAAACGCTCATCCAATCCAATTGCCAATTGGTTCAGAAGATGACTTCCGCGGAATTATCGACTTGATTAAGATGAAGGCTGAAATCTATACTAATGACCTTGGTACAGATATTTTGGAAGAAGATATCCCAGCTGAATACCTTGAGCAAGCTCAAGAATACCGTGAAAAATTGGTGGAAGCAGTTGCTGAAACTGATGAAGAATTGATGATGAAATACCTTGAAGGTGAAGAAATCACTAACGAAGAATTGAAAGCTGCTATCCGTAAAGCGACTATCAACGTTGAATTCTTCCCAGTATTGTGTGGTTCTGCCTTCAAGAACAAGGGTGTTCAGTTGATGCTTGATGCAGTTATCGACTACCTTCCAAGCCCACTTGACATCCCGGCAATCAAAGGTATCAACCCAGATACAGAAGAAGAAGAAACTCGTCCTGCATCTGATGAAGAGCCATTTGCAGCTCTTGCCTTCAAGATCATGACTGACCCATTCGTAGGTCGTTTGACTTTCTTCCGTGTTTACTCAGGTGTCCTGAACAGCGGTTCATACGTATTGAACACTTCTAAAGGTAAACGTGAGCGTATCGGACGTATCCTGCAAATGCACGCTAACAGCCGTAATGAAATTGAAACTGTTTATGCGGGTGATATCGCTGCTGCCGTAGGCTTGAAAGATACAACTACTGGTGACTCATTGACAGATGAAAAAGCTAAAATCATCCTTGAGTCTATCAATGTTCCAGAACCAGTTATCCAATTGATGGTTGAGCCTAAATCTAAGGCTGACCAAGACAAGATGGGTGTTGCTCTGCAAAAACTGGCTGAAGAAGATCCAACTTTCCGTGTTGAAACAAATGTTGAAACTGGTGAAACAGTTATCTCTGGTATGGGTGAGCTTCACTTGGATGTCCTTGTTGACCGTATGCGTCGTGAGTTCAAGGTTGAAGCAAACGTAGGTGCACCTCAAGTATCTTACCGTGAAACATTCCGTGCTCCTACTCAAGCTCGTGGATTCTTCAAACGCCAATCTGGTGGTAAAGGTCAGTTCGGTGACGTTTGGATCGAGTTTACACCAAACGAAGAAGGAAAAGGCTTCGAGTTTGAAAATGCTATTGTCGGTGGTGTGGTTCCACGTGAATTCATCCCTGCGGTAGAAAAAGGTTTGGTTGAGTCAATGGCGAACGGTGTCCTTGCTGGTTACCCAATCGTTGACGTGAAAGCGAAACTTTACGATGGTTCATACCACGATGTCGACTCATCTGAAACAGCCTTCAAGGTTGCGGCTTCACTCGCTTTGAAAGAAGCTGCTAAGACTGCTCAGCCTGCTATCCTTGAGCCAATGATGTTGGTAACAATCACTGTTCCTGAAGAAAACCTTGGTGACGTTATGGGTCACGTAACAGCTCGTCGTGGACGTGTTGATGGTATGGAAGCGCATGGTAACAGCCAAATCGTTCGTGCCTATGTGCCACTTGCTGAAATGTTCGGTTATGCAACAGTTCTTCGTTCAGCATCACAAGGACGCGGTACCTTCATGATGGTATTTGACCACTACGAAGATGTACCTAAGTCAGTACAAGAAGAAATCATTAAGAAAAACAAAGGTGAAGCTTAA
- a CDS encoding 3'-5' exoribonuclease YhaM family protein, with product MKINQMKKDELFEGFYLIKSAEVRQTRAGKNYLAFTFQDDTGVIEGKLWDAQPHNVEEFTAGKVVHMQGRREVYNNTPQVNQLTLRLPKAGEPNDPADFKEKPPVDQKEIRDYLSQMIFKIENSVWQRVVRSLYSKYDKEFYSYPAAKTNHHAFESGLAFHTATMVKLADAIGDIYPQLNKSLLFAGIMLHDLAKVIELSGPENTEYTVRGNLIGHIALIDEELTKTLMELKIDDSKEEVIVLRHVLLSHHGLLEYGSPVRPKIMEAEILHMIDNLDAEMMMMTAALGLVDPGEMSNKIFALEGRSFYKPKLEQ from the coding sequence ATGAAGATTAATCAAATGAAAAAAGATGAACTGTTTGAAGGTTTCTATCTGATCAAGTCAGCAGAAGTCCGTCAGACAAGGGCTGGGAAAAATTATCTGGCCTTTACGTTCCAAGACGATACAGGGGTAATTGAAGGCAAACTCTGGGATGCACAGCCGCATAATGTTGAAGAATTCACTGCTGGCAAGGTCGTGCACATGCAAGGCCGACGGGAAGTCTACAATAACACACCCCAGGTCAATCAACTGACCCTGCGTCTTCCTAAGGCTGGAGAGCCCAATGATCCAGCGGATTTCAAGGAAAAACCACCAGTAGACCAGAAAGAAATCCGAGATTATTTATCTCAGATGATTTTCAAGATTGAGAATTCGGTCTGGCAGCGCGTGGTCCGCTCGCTTTATAGCAAGTACGACAAGGAGTTTTATTCTTATCCAGCTGCCAAGACCAATCACCATGCTTTTGAATCTGGCCTAGCCTTTCATACTGCTACTATGGTCAAGCTGGCAGATGCTATCGGAGACATTTATCCTCAGCTTAATAAAAGCTTGCTCTTTGCTGGGATTATGCTTCATGACTTGGCTAAGGTTATTGAGCTCAGCGGTCCGGAAAATACCGAGTACACTGTGCGAGGCAATCTGATTGGCCACATTGCTTTGATTGATGAGGAACTGACCAAGACCCTGATGGAGCTGAAAATTGACGATAGTAAGGAAGAGGTTATTGTCCTGCGCCATGTCCTTCTCAGCCACCACGGTCTCTTGGAATATGGCAGTCCTGTACGGCCTAAGATTATGGAGGCAGAAATTCTGCACATGATTGATAATCTGGATGCGGAGATGATGATGATGACTGCTGCCTTAGGACTTGTGGATCCAGGTGAAATGAGCAATAAAATATTCGCTCTTGAAGGCCGTTCTTTCTACAAACCAAAACTTGAACAGTAA